A DNA window from Leptolyngbya sp. KIOST-1 contains the following coding sequences:
- a CDS encoding MlaE family lipid ABC transporter permease subunit, giving the protein MACFLGGQVIMRILRSGINRPRTVEQMVTAGPMTLTPVLLTNVFAGMIFTIQTARELERFGAIHALGGAFAMAFCRELAPILTAAIMAGQVGTAYAAEIGCMKVTDQIDALKVLRTDPVDYLVVPRVVACCVMLPVLTVLGLVLGIVGGAGVAFLFYEMPTAQFLDSVRSLMVLNDLIAVVIKSVLFGAIVALAGCTWGLTTTCSRSVGRAATSAVVSTWVGLFVVDFFLSLVLFGGAGVSVH; this is encoded by the coding sequence ATGGCCTGTTTTCTGGGCGGGCAGGTAATTATGCGGATTTTGCGGTCTGGTATCAACCGCCCGCGAACCGTTGAACAAATGGTGACCGCAGGGCCAATGACGCTAACCCCTGTGCTCCTCACCAATGTCTTTGCGGGCATGATCTTCACGATTCAAACTGCCCGAGAACTGGAGCGGTTTGGGGCCATACATGCCCTCGGTGGGGCCTTTGCCATGGCCTTCTGTCGAGAATTGGCTCCCATCCTCACGGCGGCGATTATGGCTGGGCAAGTCGGTACGGCTTACGCCGCCGAAATCGGTTGCATGAAGGTGACCGACCAAATTGACGCTCTCAAGGTGTTGCGCACTGACCCGGTCGACTATCTGGTGGTTCCAAGGGTGGTCGCCTGCTGCGTCATGCTTCCGGTGCTCACGGTGCTGGGGCTGGTGCTGGGCATTGTCGGCGGGGCTGGGGTGGCTTTCCTGTTCTACGAAATGCCGACCGCTCAATTCTTAGACTCGGTGCGATCCCTAATGGTGCTCAACGACCTGATTGCCGTGGTGATCAAATCGGTTTTATTTGGAGCTATTGTGGCCCTGGCCGGCTGCACCTGGGGGCTGACCACTACCTGTAGCCGCTCCGTCGGACGAGCAGCTACCTCTGCGGTGGTGTCTACCTGGGTGGGGCTATTTGTGGTCGATTTTTTTCTGTCGCTGGTGCTATTTGGCGGAGCAGGGGTGTCTGTGCATTAA
- the rpsO gene encoding 30S ribosomal protein S15, whose translation MTLLQARKQELISDYQVHDTDTGSADVQIAMLTDRINQLSAHLQKNKKDYSSRRGLLKMIGHRKRLMAYLQKQDSERYRALIQKLGIRG comes from the coding sequence ATGACTCTGTTGCAAGCGCGCAAGCAGGAACTAATCTCCGACTATCAGGTGCACGACACCGACACTGGCTCTGCCGATGTGCAGATCGCTATGCTCACCGATCGCATCAATCAGCTCAGTGCTCACCTGCAAAAGAACAAAAAAGACTACTCGTCCCGCCGTGGTCTGCTGAAAATGATTGGCCACCGCAAGCGCCTGATGGCCTACCTGCAAAAGCAAGACTCCGAGCGCTACCGGGCTCTGATTCAAAAGCTCGGTATTCGCGGCTAG
- a CDS encoding GNAT family N-acetyltransferase yields MPIAHHSTFGPYLIRSWQPGDRAAAVALIAQVLQEYGLTCEPSDSDRDAREVEACYWQIGGEFWVVEADGALVGTAGYRPTERGDRAVELRKMYLLPQARGQGLGRHLLSTLEAAIQQRGFNEIWLETASVLKAAVGLYEASGYEPASGVETARCDRVYRKPLPPASPASTA; encoded by the coding sequence ATGCCCATCGCCCACCACAGCACCTTTGGCCCCTATCTAATTCGCAGCTGGCAGCCCGGCGATCGCGCCGCCGCCGTCGCCCTGATCGCCCAGGTGCTGCAAGAATACGGCCTGACCTGCGAACCCTCCGACAGCGATCGCGATGCCCGTGAGGTGGAGGCCTGCTACTGGCAAATCGGTGGAGAATTTTGGGTGGTGGAAGCGGATGGTGCCCTGGTGGGCACAGCGGGCTATCGGCCGACTGAGCGGGGCGATCGCGCGGTGGAGTTGCGCAAAATGTACTTGCTGCCCCAGGCTCGGGGGCAGGGGCTGGGCCGCCACCTGTTGAGCACCCTGGAGGCCGCCATTCAGCAGCGGGGCTTCAATGAAATTTGGCTGGAGACCGCCTCTGTGCTGAAAGCAGCGGTGGGACTCTACGAAGCCAGCGGCTACGAGCCCGCCAGTGGGGTAGAGACTGCCCGCTGCGATCGGGTCTACCGCAAACCGTTGCCCCCTGCATCCCCGGCGTCAACCGCTTAA
- a CDS encoding photosystem II protein, Psb35-related: protein MFALLISLFVVGWVAVALIGSQAYFRGEQTKPIHERNWRSTSFDRLAQSITGRSTDAEDRVPAYSGDAFTSNSL from the coding sequence ATGTTTGCTCTACTCATTTCGCTGTTTGTTGTCGGTTGGGTTGCCGTAGCGCTGATTGGTTCTCAGGCCTATTTTCGAGGCGAACAAACCAAGCCCATCCACGAGCGCAACTGGCGCTCCACCTCCTTTGACCGACTAGCCCAATCCATTACAGGGCGGTCTACTGACGCTGAAGATCGCGTACCTGCCTACAGCGGCGATGCTTTTACCAGCAACTCCCTCTAG
- the coaD gene encoding pantetheine-phosphate adenylyltransferase translates to MIAIYPGSFDPITLGHIDIITRGSRLFDRVIVLVSSNPNKVPMFSTAERMQQIERSVGHLNNVEIDHYDGLTITYVRQRQAQVLLRGLRVLSDFEKELQMAHTNKTLADDIETLFLSTSTEYGFLSSSLVKEIARFGGPIDHLVPHHVARDVYQCYAQIPPASMPNPAMVNPEVPSQSVAKPMDCL, encoded by the coding sequence TTGATTGCCATCTACCCCGGCAGTTTTGACCCCATCACCTTGGGCCATATCGACATCATCACCCGTGGCAGTCGATTGTTTGACCGGGTGATCGTCCTGGTGTCTAGCAATCCCAACAAAGTGCCGATGTTTTCCACTGCTGAGCGGATGCAGCAAATTGAGCGATCGGTGGGGCATCTCAACAACGTTGAAATAGATCACTACGACGGGCTTACCATTACCTACGTCCGTCAGCGCCAGGCTCAGGTGCTGCTGCGGGGGCTGCGAGTGCTCTCCGATTTCGAAAAAGAGCTGCAGATGGCGCATACTAATAAAACCCTGGCCGATGATATCGAAACCCTTTTTCTCTCAACCTCGACGGAGTACGGCTTTCTCAGCAGCAGCCTGGTCAAAGAAATCGCACGCTTTGGCGGCCCCATCGATCACCTTGTTCCTCACCATGTAGCGCGAGACGTTTACCAATGCTACGCCCAGATCCCGCCCGCCTCAATGCCCAACCCCGCAATGGTCAACCCCGAGGTGCCCAGCCAGTCGGTGGCCAAACCAATGGATTGTCTGTAG
- a CDS encoding PAM68 family protein — protein MAPESSRKRLPFEPGGKGADKTSKEPKKDSKPSAKSAPAKPKSPAKAASSKAAKPSKGKSASSATAIPEEVSSRMLRRMLAFSGIPTLSGILTFFVSYYLVVNRVVELPSYFVLLVTLGCFGLGVVGLTYGVLSASWDEGRAGDWLGLEEFKVNFGRVTSAWEKKSES, from the coding sequence ATGGCCCCAGAGTCTTCCCGCAAACGTTTGCCCTTTGAACCCGGTGGCAAGGGGGCTGACAAAACCTCAAAAGAGCCGAAAAAAGACTCCAAACCGTCGGCCAAGTCAGCCCCTGCCAAGCCTAAAAGCCCGGCCAAAGCAGCCTCTTCTAAAGCTGCAAAACCCTCAAAGGGCAAATCCGCCAGTTCTGCCACTGCTATTCCTGAAGAGGTCAGCAGTCGAATGTTGCGACGGATGCTGGCGTTTTCGGGTATTCCAACGCTTTCGGGTATTCTGACGTTTTTTGTCAGCTATTATCTGGTGGTCAATCGGGTAGTAGAGCTGCCCTCCTACTTTGTGTTGCTGGTCACCCTCGGCTGTTTTGGGCTTGGGGTAGTGGGCCTCACCTATGGTGTCCTATCAGCTTCCTGGGACGAGGGCCGCGCGGGAGACTGGCTGGGGCTTGAAGAGTTTAAGGTAAACTTTGGCCGGGTGACCAGTGCCTGGGAAAAAAAATCTGAGTCCTAG
- a CDS encoding pentapeptide repeat-containing protein, translating to MPSQRHHTLEILNQSYCRGQLQFEHLDLRNLSLQGIKMPFVEFIGCNLLGVNMSGVFMPGAVFSYSCLRRTKLNWANLIGTDFFLADLSGAQLNRALLSGAKLIGVNFHGASLKEAVLAGSDLRGANLKGANLSGANLSNANLQGADLRGADLTRVDIQEAQLLGTLMPDSTYVDFSLELLPAGAE from the coding sequence ATGCCGTCTCAGCGCCACCATACCTTAGAGATCTTGAATCAGAGTTACTGCCGAGGGCAGCTTCAGTTTGAGCACCTAGACCTGCGGAACCTCTCTCTCCAGGGCATCAAGATGCCCTTTGTGGAGTTCATCGGCTGCAACCTCCTGGGGGTGAATATGTCTGGAGTATTTATGCCTGGGGCCGTATTTTCCTATAGCTGCCTGCGAAGAACCAAGCTGAACTGGGCTAACCTGATTGGCACCGACTTTTTCTTAGCCGATCTGTCCGGGGCGCAGCTCAATCGGGCCTTGCTGTCTGGGGCAAAACTGATTGGGGTCAATTTCCACGGTGCCAGCCTCAAGGAAGCGGTGCTCGCTGGCAGCGATTTGCGTGGGGCCAACCTCAAGGGAGCTAATCTCAGCGGGGCTAACCTCAGCAACGCCAACCTCCAGGGGGCCGACCTGCGCGGCGCTGACTTAACCAGGGTTGACATCCAGGAGGCTCAGCTATTGGGTACGCTGATGCCCGACTCTACCTATGTGGACTTCAGCCTTGAGTTGCTGCCCGCCGGTGCAGAATGA
- a CDS encoding tRNA-(ms[2]io[6]A)-hydroxylase: MAVATATIKFLQTPTSPAWVEQALAHLDVILLDHAQCERKAAGVAMSFINRYPSDGDLVKALTAIAQEELAHFAQVNQWLERRGVPLGPLPPPPYGAALRQQVRSVEPYRQLDLLLVSALIEARSHERLGLLGQHISDPELAHFYCSLMASEARHYGAYWVLATERFPRPEVEDRLIALATAESSILATLHPLPRIHS; this comes from the coding sequence ATGGCTGTCGCTACCGCCACCATCAAGTTTTTGCAAACCCCGACCTCACCGGCCTGGGTGGAGCAGGCTCTGGCCCACCTGGATGTGATTCTGCTCGACCACGCCCAGTGCGAGCGCAAAGCGGCCGGAGTGGCGATGAGCTTCATCAACCGCTACCCCTCCGATGGTGACCTGGTAAAGGCGCTGACCGCGATCGCCCAGGAGGAGCTGGCCCACTTTGCCCAGGTCAACCAGTGGCTGGAGCGGCGCGGGGTTCCCCTCGGCCCCCTGCCCCCGCCGCCCTACGGAGCGGCCCTGCGCCAGCAGGTGCGGTCGGTCGAGCCCTACCGCCAACTCGACCTGCTGCTGGTCTCGGCTCTGATCGAAGCCCGCAGCCACGAGCGGCTGGGGCTGCTGGGCCAGCACATCTCCGATCCAGAGCTGGCTCACTTCTACTGCAGCCTGATGGCTTCGGAGGCTCGCCACTACGGCGCCTACTGGGTGCTCGCTACTGAGCGATTTCCTCGCCCTGAGGTTGAAGACCGGTTGATCGCCCTGGCCACCGCCGAAAGCAGCATTTTAGCCACCCTGCACCCTTTGCCCCGCATCCACAGCTAG
- the ruvA gene encoding Holliday junction branch migration protein RuvA: protein MISYLKGLLADIQKPGSHKIIVTLDVNQVGYDLQVPARQLALLPPMGEAVQLFSHLYFRDDQAVLFGFGQRQERDLFRLLIGVSGIGPQMALALIDTLGEAELTQAVVSGNTRLLSRTPGVGGKTAERLVLELKTKLQDWQTQSGVGLVPAAGPVPTLYEEVEVTLTALGYSQSEILKALQAVGKNSTLQKTADPENWVREAIAWLSQ from the coding sequence ATGATCAGCTACCTGAAGGGGTTGCTGGCCGACATTCAAAAACCCGGTAGCCACAAAATCATTGTTACCCTCGATGTGAATCAGGTGGGCTATGACCTCCAGGTGCCAGCTCGTCAGCTGGCCCTGCTGCCGCCCATGGGGGAGGCGGTGCAGCTGTTTAGCCATCTCTATTTCCGCGACGATCAGGCGGTGTTGTTTGGCTTTGGCCAGCGTCAGGAGCGCGACTTGTTCCGGCTGCTGATTGGCGTCAGCGGCATTGGTCCTCAGATGGCCCTGGCCCTGATCGACACCCTGGGCGAGGCCGAACTGACCCAGGCGGTGGTCAGTGGCAACACGCGGCTGCTGTCGCGCACTCCAGGGGTGGGGGGTAAAACCGCCGAGCGCCTGGTGCTGGAGCTAAAAACTAAGCTCCAGGACTGGCAAACCCAGTCGGGGGTTGGGCTGGTGCCTGCGGCGGGGCCAGTGCCCACCCTCTACGAAGAGGTCGAGGTGACCCTCACGGCCCTGGGCTACAGCCAGAGCGAAATTCTCAAGGCCCTTCAGGCGGTGGGCAAAAACTCTACCCTGCAAAAGACGGCGGATCCAGAAAACTGGGTGCGGGAGGCGATCGCCTGGTTGAGCCAGTAA
- a CDS encoding AAA family ATPase, whose amino-acid sequence MQILSVALQNFKTHRDRYFEFQPGTNAICGENGAGKTSILEAIAWVLFNYQGDYAKEDLIRNGSGSAQVTVTFTSNYDGRTYQVQRCTQRGYALFDPQLNERLAYTRIKDEVLPWLRQHLGVGPTTNLPQLFARTLGVPQGTFTADFLQPAEHRKAVFDAILKVEDYKLAFKQMNALRRYAEDQVEATRREIAQYEEALTGRDDLHQRQQTLQQDIATSEQRLQTLSASLATLQIQRDRLKAQAQEVQTLANQRQGLLHQLETKQANLARVQQSVQHAEQAIALCQAHRAAYDGYQAIEQTFQTLAQEQRQRQTLQTECQALAKKQAQTQVELARWQTQLESFATTEQELVRLQPQIAVQGELEARRQHLQRQLEEQQQAQRQRQQGQAQADQLSQQIAQVLQARDRLLALQPEVEAIAPLEEQRDRLLLQLNRMAAARQFEAEIRALVTESQRQGHRQQTEIKAVLKELAVLAESLPLLSGATLERVEATLQGSAVLHDSLVTALKVILRDLADQTDEQALRATLKTVEGDLKQRYGWQAELGQLDTLTDQIAHLQQSQAELSGHLDVLDKQLDQQANLTTDLAALDQDLNALGRPREKSQILERTLQDKGRIEQAHEAQSLALDDLNRQVQDLNTQLESFADLDQRLAQAQSDRAQYQAGYSLYLQNQQLANQHPQLQADLAAANTALAQTQQQQAELEETYQQALTNFDPDAAAQLETTYSTVKSEADQLAGGLPQQQQRLADLNQQMAGLEAIAQRRDAAKQQLQHREQVKRFVTFARRAYNEAGPRITEQYLRSVSQQADRLFRDLLNRPNVGLEWSRDYEILVQDGPNQRRFGNLSGGEQMCAALAVRLALLKVLADVDIAFFDEPTTNMDRPRRQGLAEAIGRIKTFQQLFVISHDDTFEQLTENVIVVEREPA is encoded by the coding sequence ATGCAAATTCTGTCGGTGGCGCTGCAAAACTTCAAGACCCACCGCGATCGCTACTTCGAGTTTCAGCCGGGGACCAACGCCATCTGCGGCGAAAACGGGGCGGGCAAAACCAGTATTTTAGAGGCGATCGCCTGGGTGCTCTTCAACTACCAGGGCGACTACGCCAAAGAGGACCTGATCCGCAACGGCAGCGGCAGTGCCCAGGTGACGGTCACCTTTACCTCCAACTACGATGGTCGCACCTACCAGGTGCAGCGCTGCACCCAGCGGGGCTACGCTCTGTTTGACCCGCAGCTCAACGAGCGGCTGGCCTACACCCGCATCAAAGACGAGGTGCTGCCCTGGCTGCGTCAGCACCTGGGGGTAGGCCCTACCACCAACCTGCCCCAGCTGTTTGCCCGCACCCTGGGTGTGCCCCAGGGCACCTTTACCGCCGACTTTTTGCAGCCTGCGGAGCATCGCAAAGCGGTGTTTGACGCCATTCTCAAGGTGGAAGACTACAAGCTGGCCTTTAAGCAAATGAACGCCCTGCGCCGCTACGCCGAAGACCAGGTGGAGGCCACCCGGCGCGAGATTGCCCAGTACGAGGAGGCTCTGACCGGACGGGACGACCTGCACCAGCGCCAGCAGACCCTCCAGCAGGACATCGCCACCAGCGAACAACGCCTGCAAACGCTGAGCGCTTCCCTTGCTACCCTGCAAATCCAGCGCGATCGCCTCAAGGCCCAGGCTCAGGAAGTTCAAACCCTGGCCAACCAGCGTCAGGGGCTGCTGCACCAGCTTGAGACCAAACAGGCCAACCTGGCTCGGGTGCAGCAGTCGGTGCAGCATGCCGAGCAGGCGATCGCCCTGTGCCAGGCCCATCGAGCCGCCTACGACGGCTACCAGGCGATCGAGCAAACCTTCCAGACCCTGGCCCAGGAGCAGCGGCAGCGCCAGACCCTCCAGACCGAGTGCCAGGCCCTAGCGAAAAAACAGGCCCAAACGCAGGTGGAGCTGGCCCGCTGGCAAACCCAGCTGGAGAGCTTTGCAACCACCGAGCAGGAGCTGGTCCGGCTGCAACCCCAGATCGCAGTGCAGGGGGAGCTGGAAGCCCGCCGTCAGCACCTGCAGCGGCAGCTGGAAGAGCAGCAACAGGCTCAGCGCCAACGCCAGCAGGGGCAGGCCCAGGCGGACCAACTCAGCCAGCAGATTGCCCAGGTTTTGCAAGCCCGCGATCGCCTGCTGGCCCTACAGCCTGAGGTCGAGGCAATCGCCCCCCTGGAGGAGCAGCGCGATCGCCTGCTGCTGCAGCTCAATCGGATGGCGGCCGCCCGCCAGTTTGAGGCCGAAATTCGCGCGTTGGTAACGGAGAGTCAGCGCCAGGGGCACCGGCAGCAGACCGAGATCAAGGCCGTGCTCAAGGAACTTGCCGTTCTGGCCGAGAGCCTCCCCCTGCTTTCGGGAGCCACCCTGGAGCGGGTTGAGGCGACGCTTCAGGGGAGCGCGGTCCTGCACGACTCGCTGGTGACGGCCCTGAAGGTAATCCTGCGCGATCTGGCCGACCAAACCGATGAACAAGCCCTCAGGGCCACGCTCAAAACCGTAGAGGGCGATCTCAAACAGCGCTACGGGTGGCAGGCGGAGCTGGGCCAGCTGGATACTTTAACCGATCAAATTGCCCACCTGCAGCAGTCCCAGGCGGAATTGTCCGGCCACCTCGACGTTCTGGACAAGCAGCTGGATCAACAGGCCAACCTGACCACAGACCTCGCCGCCCTAGACCAGGACCTCAATGCCCTGGGTCGCCCGCGCGAAAAAAGCCAAATTCTGGAGCGGACCCTGCAGGACAAAGGCCGCATCGAACAGGCCCATGAGGCCCAGTCCCTGGCCCTGGACGATCTGAACCGCCAGGTACAGGACCTCAACACCCAGCTGGAGAGCTTTGCTGACCTCGACCAGCGCCTGGCCCAGGCCCAGAGCGATCGCGCCCAGTACCAGGCTGGTTACAGCCTTTACCTGCAAAACCAGCAGCTGGCCAACCAGCACCCCCAGCTCCAGGCCGACCTGGCCGCCGCCAACACCGCTCTGGCCCAGACCCAGCAGCAGCAGGCCGAGCTGGAGGAGACCTACCAGCAGGCCCTCACCAACTTCGACCCCGACGCCGCGGCCCAGCTCGAAACCACCTACAGCACCGTCAAATCGGAGGCCGACCAGCTGGCAGGTGGTCTGCCCCAGCAGCAGCAGCGGCTAGCGGATCTCAACCAGCAGATGGCCGGGCTGGAGGCGATCGCCCAGCGTCGCGACGCCGCCAAGCAGCAGCTCCAGCACCGGGAGCAGGTCAAGCGCTTTGTCACCTTCGCCCGTCGAGCCTACAACGAGGCGGGTCCCCGCATTACCGAGCAGTACCTGCGCAGCGTCTCTCAGCAGGCGGACCGCCTGTTTCGCGATCTGCTCAATCGCCCCAACGTGGGGCTGGAGTGGAGCCGGGATTACGAGATTCTGGTGCAGGATGGACCAAACCAGCGGCGCTTTGGCAACCTCTCAGGGGGAGAGCAAATGTGCGCCGCCCTGGCGGTCAGGCTGGCGCTGCTCAAGGTGCTGGCCGACGTGGATATTGCCTTTTTTGATGAGCCCACAACCAATATGGATCGTCCCAGACGGCAGGGGCTGGCCGAGGCCATTGGCCGGATCAAGACCTTTCAGCAGCTGTTTGTGATCAGCCACGACGACACCTTTGAGCAGTTGACCGAGAATGTGATTGTGGTAGAACGGGAACCCGCCTGA
- the aroQ gene encoding type II 3-dehydroquinate dehydratase yields the protein MDVKPSFRVQVIHGPNLNMLGLREPAIYGPQTLATLEAMLGQEASQLNLALGFFQSNSEGALVDCIQACFGQQDGILINPGAYTHTSVAIRDAIAAVGLPTVEVHLSNIHRREPFRHHSYIAAVAVGQICGFGADSYRLGLQALAQHLKTL from the coding sequence TTGGACGTTAAGCCTTCGTTTCGAGTTCAGGTTATACACGGCCCAAATTTAAATATGCTGGGCCTACGAGAGCCAGCAATTTACGGCCCTCAGACCCTGGCTACCCTAGAGGCCATGCTGGGGCAGGAAGCCAGTCAGCTCAATCTGGCGCTAGGGTTTTTTCAATCGAATAGTGAAGGGGCTCTGGTTGACTGCATCCAAGCTTGTTTTGGGCAGCAGGATGGTATTTTGATCAATCCTGGGGCCTATACCCACACCAGCGTGGCAATTCGAGATGCGATCGCAGCGGTCGGCCTGCCCACAGTCGAGGTGCACCTCAGCAACATCCACAGGCGTGAGCCCTTCCGCCACCACTCCTACATTGCGGCGGTAGCCGTGGGGCAGATCTGTGGCTTTGGAGCCGACAGCTACCGGCTGGGATTGCAGGCCCTGGCGCAGCATCTCAAGACCCTTTAG